The following nucleotide sequence is from Zea mays cultivar B73 chromosome 1, Zm-B73-REFERENCE-NAM-5.0, whole genome shotgun sequence.
AACAATTTATTTTTTTAACTCTGATTTTGTTAGCATCCATTTCATGTAATTCCTCATGATATTCTAGGCAACGAGCAAGAGAAATTCTAGGAACCGATCCAATTTGACAATCCTTCATCACAGTGGCAGCAAACCATTCAGGAAAGTGATTTATGACAATGTAAGGATTTGTTAACCAATCTGAACAACCTAATTAGTTTTTCATACTACTTATCAATTATGATTACATTATGTTGTACTAGGGCGGCAAGGATAATAATCCACCAGCTTTGGATGCCTTATTTTTTATGACTCACACAAAGGGTGACAGTTTTATTGATTCTGAGTCCTCCAGCAAGCATGTAAGCTTATACAATAATATGTGTTTTTGCTATTTGCTATTGTATCATAATGAAAGCTGCTAAGTTAAGAGTTTATTGAATTCCAGGCACAAATTCAGGAACAAATGTTATCAGATCCTTCTCTTTCCAATGCACAACTTATGGACAAGTGCTTCCCTTCAAAACGACAGGACCATATCATTGGATATGGTGGTGGAGTGAAAGCAAGACATCTTCGAAGTCCATCTGTTAGTAAGGCTgaattgttagagaagctgaaacAGTCGGAGGATGAGAAACGAGCAATGCTTGAGGAGAATAGAGAGCTTCGAGAAGAAAATCGGGCTACAAACAGTCGTGTAAGCCAAATGGAAAAGGAGTGGGCAGAGTTGAAGAAAAAATTAAGTAGTAATTAGCATAGAAATCTTGATTTCAGTAGAGTTTGAGTGATATGAATACTTACAACTTTTATACCATTGGATAAATACGTGATACTGGATTTAATATACAAGCTGCAAATGGTTCATTGGTGCATCTCAATGTGAAATTGAATGGTCATTGTTGTTTAATACAGGGAAGCAGAAAGATGTCGTTTATTAATGTTTCATGGGTGTCAGGTAGAAGAATGTAGTTGTTGATGTTTCAAATATGGCTGGTAGAAGAAATAAATTTGGTCGTTAATGCTCCATACATGGATGTTAGAACTAAAAACTTGGTTGTTAATGCGTCATATGTGGTCGCTAAAGGTTACAAATATGATCGTTAATGAATCATGGCAGCCTATACACAATTATTAACGACGAAAAATGTCATCGTTATTTCGATAATTGTGGTCGTTAATACTGTATAATTGATGACAATCACATATGTCGTCGTAAATCATGTAACGACCGGAATCCTCATGTGGAatcgaaagtaaatgagcattggagttagacggaatacgagaatagtcaaaagaaaagtttgagttaaccggtttctttttctcgtcctcGTCGTCTCGtttggaagaggaagattcgtcactgtcatagtagactatcttcttgatgcgcctcttattcttcctgtccttcttcttgtgacttgagccagagtcagtgggcttatcgtctcttggctcattgaagacggattccttctccttgtcgttgaccaccatcccctttcccttaggatccatctcttcgggcgattagtccctttcgtgaagagaacggctctgataccaattgagagcacctagaggggggtgaataggtgatcctgtaaaaacttaaaacttatagccacaaaacttgtttaagtgttagcacaatagaatcaagtggctaagaaccgagctcttgtgaaacacaatagtcacaaagaaaacaagcacaagagacacgatgatttatcccgtggttcggccaagtataacacttgcctactccacgttgtggcgtcccaatggacgagggttgcactcaacccctttcaagtgatcaaatgatccacttgaataccacggtagttttctttcttatactctttcccgtttgcgaggaatctccacaacttggagtctctcgcccttacaacaaagatcaaagtgaaagcacttagagtaagggagggaagcaacacacacaaatctgcagcaatacgcacacacacagccaagacttgagctcaaatgaattgcaacaagttcaccactagaacagagctcaaatcactaagaaagtcaatcaagtgtgTGGAGACgaggtgtggaagacttagaatgctcaaagtatgcttgggtatctcctccatgcgcctaggggtcccttttatagccccaagacagctaggagccgttggaggcattcttggaaggcaattcttgccttctgtcgggtggcgcaccggacattcattgttcattgtccggtgcggatctccttcctgaaatggcacagccgaccgttgtagaattgtagccgttggcgcaccggacaatgtccggtgcacatcggacagtccggtgcacaccggacagtctggtgccccaagcCGACCTTTGGCCGTTGtagaattgtagccgttggcgcaccggacactgtccggtgcacaccggacagtccggtgccccaagccgaccgttggctggggccacgcgtcgcgcgcggattgcgcggccgaccgttgcgctgacggcctttggctcaccggacagtccggtaaattatagtcgtacgccgccgacgaattcccgagagtggccagttcgctagagccagcctggcgcaccggacactgtccggtgcacccagactgagcagcagctggctgaacacagccaactctttccaatccctttcttttcctgattcaagcacttagacaaataaattagtacacaaaaaccaatgtactaagtctagaatcataccttcttgttgatttgcacttcattcattatttggcacataattactcactttaatatgtgttgtgcacttaatcaccaaaatatactagaaatggcccaagggcacatttccctttcagtaacaaGTGCAAACCCTTACAAAGCATATAGACACACTGAATCAATATCTTTACTAATTGAAGCACACAATTATAGCCAGGGACATAAAATTGTTAATGAAACCATGACTCATAATGATGCGAGGAACATAAAATTTTAATGCAAGCATGAGTCATGAAAGAGGAAACACACAAAACTGTCACATACTCATGATCTATATTGTACCAGGGTAATATTTGTCTACAAAATCAGCATGCCTTGTGGTTGTCATGATGTAGTCACAAACAAAATGAAAGATCAAACATCTATTCTATTAATAGTTGGTAACATACGATGAGAACAGGTGAAAAGGAAATCAGTTTTATTCCAACAAACATTATGAAATCCTGATTTGTACAGAACATTAGGCACCAAATATTGTGGACTCATCAAACATTGTATGTTGAAACCAAACATTACATAGCAGGTGCTTGAAATCATTGTTGGTAAAGGCATAAGTAATAATATTTATGTGGCAGTGCACATGACAGTTGAATTGAGCAAAAAAAAAACATGCCTgaattctaggattccaagtaatgGCCTGCGCCAGAGCAATCCCACACGGATTGGACTTCCCCTCTCGTGCTAAATAACATCGTTGTACCGCCGGAGCAGATCCATGTAGACTATTTTGCAAATGGTTCATGACGAGTTTGAAGAAGACCCTAACACAAAGACGAGATCGATGTACATGTGTGCTGGTGGAACTATTCGAATCTGGTCCTATAATTTCACTTCGGTTCTCTACGGAACTAAGCACGTTGAATTTGATTCATGAAAGGAAGGCGCATGAAGTTGGGATAATATAGAAGATCACGGTCGCACCTCAAGAACGGAAGATTTGGCCCGCAACACGACGAATCCAAGCGGGCAAGTCCGGATCTGAGGTAGCCGTCGAAGCTCGGAGAAGGAAACGAAGGATGCGGTGGCGAAGAACCTCGGCGGAAGCAGATTTGTGGCCGCTTCATCTTCGGTCGCGAATGGGATTGTCTGTTCACGAACTCGACTTCGTCTTCCTCGCAGCCGACCGGGACCGGCTCCGATTCCTCCTTCCGCCGGCAGATCTGCCGCCGCGTTGCGGGAACGCGGCCTCCTTCCACAGACGCGTCGAGAGGGAGAGAAGTGGAGTGCGAACATTCTTGGGTGTGGCGCGGGCGGCGTCTTCCGCGAGAAGCAGGTGAGGGGAGAGAACAGTGAACCTCTTCACCTGGCGTGAGAGAGAAGGGGAGCGCGTCAGAAAGGAGACGGTAGCACGCGCCGTTGCTGAAAGAAGGGTGCTACTATAGCTCCTAAACAATGAACAGTgttaggggaggggaggggaagggTTGCGCACTGCAGATAGTCTGAAGAGGGCCGTGGAGGAGGACTACAGGACGGCTTGCTTCGACGACCCGTCGACCAACAGCAGCCTGGATATCCGGCTGGTCCAGAGCCTGGACCAGATCAGGAACCCGGCCGTCACGTGCAGGGCTGCCAGGTACGGGAGCTGCTGAACCGGTGCACCCGTAGCGCTATTTTTCTTCTTCGTACAGAAATTCAGTCCCAGGGCGATGGCGTGGAGAGAGAGAGATAAAGGAATAAAATTTGTTTGTTACATATACCGTGTGGTGTGGCCCGTGCCGATGGTCTGTCTGAATCTGAACTCACGCCTGCCGTCCAACGGGCCTCCAACAAACTTTTATTATTGCGCGCACGCACGCACCCGCCCCGCGGCAGTCGCATCTCGCATGAGATGGGATCCAGTCACGCGTGgggcccaccaccaccaccactggtcTGGGGGACAGCTCGCTCACAGCTGCTGCTACACTTTCCCGCAGACGCaaagcgagcgagcgagcgagcaaACACGCCGTCCCGTCTTTCCTTCCATCGAGTTTGAATTCGATCCTTGCTTGGATTCGTGTACTCTCGTCAGAACGTACTACGTACTAGGGGTCAGGGGACGTGACATCACCGACATGTACTACTGCTCCCTAGGCCACGCCGCGCACGGCAGCGTGCCTATGCGCGAGCCGTTGCAGCGGCATCCTTTTGCGGCTCGCGCCTTTCCATGCCGCCGGCCTGCCTTTTTTGTCATGTTGACCtcatttcccccccccccccctcgcccAGCACACTGATTGGCCATGAAGATAATAATGAATCTCACCTGCTTCAAACCTAGGTGGGCCCCtaactccctctctctctctctctcgttagTGAGTCGCCGGACTCGCGAAAAGGCTGGCGAAGCCAACGAGCGGCTGTCGCCGGTTAATTATCTGTCAGCGGGAGCCACTGACACGTCACCGTCGTTATCGCCTCCGAGTTGCTTTCCCGCACATGGAAACcatgtggtggtggcggcggctccTCTTCTTCTCGTCGACTGGCTGACCTCCTCACATGGGGACCCGCCACCCAACCACCGTGAGATCGCATCAGGCAGCGCGGAGACGGACGGGAGAGGAGGAATTCATGCAGATTTACTGATTGAGAGTCGTAAGGCTGTGCGCAGCGGTACACCCTAGTGATCTCCCTCCCCTTGCATGCGGCGTGTAAGGGGCATCTTAGACTGTCCGCAACCGTtccccctaaatttttccccctaaaTATTACTATGCAGCCACGTCAGCAAGATTTCATCCCCTATATTCACTCGTCCCGCAACCATTCCCCCTATAGTTTCCCCTATATATCCCTCTACTCATTAAAAAACCATTTCCATATAACTAACTTAACCAACTTTAATTTTgattttatttaattattttgcacACGTCCGACATGTTGCGCATGTATTAAAAAAAATACAATTATAAATAATAATTAGTTTACAATTACTTGCACATATAATATATAACAACTATTATTTTACAATACATTCGAAATTGCATAATTTCGTGAAAACGTATTATCCGTCTTCGGTTCTGGAATATATTTTCCTGCGAAGCAAATTCCATTATTATTCGAATACGGTTTGATATTTGCAATTTCATTACAAATATTCTTGCGCTCCACGGCGGGGTGCGTGGAGACCAGCCAAAAGAACCAGGAGAGCGCCACCGAGGAGCTGTCGCGGCCGGCGAGGATGAAGTTGAGCGCCACGTGCTGCAGCGCCTCGTCGGAGTAGGTCCCCTTGCGCATGAAGCGCGAGAGGAGGTCGTCGTGCGGCGTGGCCGAGAGGAGGTCCTTCCTcgtggcggcggcggcaaggaggCGGAGAGCTCGAGGTTGCGCGCCTTGATGACAGCCGAGAGGTAGCGGTCGACGTGGCGGACgctgcgcgccggcgtcgtctccaTGCCGAGGCCCAGCCACTTCTTGCAGCGCCAGACGCACTCGGGGAAGATGAAGCGGTTGAGGGTGGCCTCCGTGGCGCGGTCCAACGCGGAGGCGAAGGCGTTGTCGGGGAGGCACCGGGCGAGCGTCTCGGGGTCCTTCCCGAAGGCGAGGCCGCAGATGTTGTCAAAGGTGAGGCGGAGCAGGAGGTTCTGCAGGTCGACGATGTGCGCGTCGGCGAGGATGGGCAGCAGGCGGGCGTGGATGGAGCGGGAGACCCAGCGCGACATGGCGGTGCGGAGCGTGCGCGTGGTGAACTCGAGCGCGGCCGTCTTGCGCTGCGCCACCCAGGTGTCGCCGTCGGAGTTGAAGATGCCGTCCCCGAGCTACGGTTTCCTCGGGCTGAAGGAGGGAGGAAGACAAGGCGAGATGGAGACGAATCTCTCGTCGGGCTTTGTCCGTCGATGTACCGCCATCGTCATCAGCAACGAAAATGCTTCTGATCCTTCCGATGCGCGCGCGAAAGGGAGAAAACAATGCCGCGAGGGGGTGAACAGCGCTCCTCTCGATCTGGCGTGAGAGAGAAGCGGTCCGCTACGAAGGGGGCACGGTAGAGGGCTGCGCTGCGGGACGTAGAGGTCACCTGTAGCCCCTAAGCAATGAATAGGAATAGGGGAGAGGAGGGCTAGAGTGCGGCGCTGCAGACAGTCTTatggccgcagcggtgcccctacagcgccccctacgtgtcggtccccttctctctcccccagATATAGCGTGTCAgtgtgtcactgttcatcaccctaaacactgtgctgtgggtccacgagtaattgttagtagataaaaaaatgatagttggtatagaaaatgatattttatagtggtagtgggTATAAGGGGAGTATTTAgtgggaaccgctgcgggagatgaaaaaataggggagaaataggggggaaaagtgatatagggggaaaaatttaggggtaacggttgcggatagcctaatAATACTACCAGTATTATACAGCTTGATTTCATTTCAATCACAGCAGGATATTACAACATGAGAAAAGGGGGAAAAAGGGAAAACGCCACAAAataaatgtctctctctcacacacagctCATCCACTGCCTGACTGAACAAcctagctgctgctgctgcttgctTCTGCTCACAGACTCAACGGTGCCCTCTTGCACGTAGCCACTCTTTTGTACAGATTCTCCATGGGCCTTGGAAATTTCTTTTCTTCCTTGGTTGCATGGACGGACGGACAAAAACAATTCCATCGAAAAcccaaaaagagaaaaagaaaacctCGTTGATTGATGAACTAGGACAGATTACCTAACTACTCCCACGACCTCCCACTCCCCAACCTAATCCAACGACTAACCaatcctccctccctccctccccgaGAGAGGAGACAGACAGGAGACGAGATCTTGATTCTTGATCAAGAAGGCCCTTCCCTCTTCTTTCCCCCATTTTTTCTGTTGTTGCTGTTGCCAAGCAGCCAGGCCCTCTTGTCCCTCTGCTCCTAATTCCTACGTACCCGATTTCACTCGCTCCCGAATTTACATGACGAGCCTGGACCTCAAACTTTATTTACATACAAAAAAAAGAGGAAGATCTGTGGTAAAATCACCTAAACTCATAGCAATCGCTGGGACGGATCAGGCGGGGCGGGCGGGCTGGTGGATGGTTGGGATGGGGACGGATTTATATAAATAAAAGTAGTAATATAAGTGGTTTTTAGGAGGGTTAAATTTAGGACGAATTGATtgatcctctctctccctctctcctccgaCAAAGTGCTTGGATGGTTACACTTTCTTCGCACCATGGATGGAGGAGGGGGCGAAAGAAGAGGGGGATGCGAGTGGGTTACTTGGTGTTCGTTTGTATGTGCATCTAGGCCATGGCGGTGATGCCGTGGCCACGGCCGCCGCGGCCGCGGTCGAGGCAGTCAAAACCCTCGACGCGGACCGCGGCGGGCTGGAACGCGAACCGGGCGCGGGCGCACCCGTTGCCGCCGCGCGGCGACATGGGCGGCGCCGCCGACGGCCGGTGcacggccgccgccgccaccggcaTGGGCACGGGCAGGGGCGGGCAGTCCACGCCGAACCGGCTGTCGTGGACCACCGGGTTCGACGCCCGCCGCGGCGGCGAGCCGCAGAACAGCGGGGACGCCGCCGACAGGCCGCTCTCCTCTCCCTGCCAAGACCAAGTTCGGACACGTCAGCGCCATGTACTAAGTAGAAGCGACGAAAAGACCTTCGAGAGGGGCAGATCCGGGGACGAGGTAGCAAAAAAAAAAGATGTCCCACCTTTGACAGGAGGAGGTCGAGCAGATCCATGCCGGCGTCGCCGCCCTGGTGGCACCGCAGGGGCGCCGCGGGGCGCCGCGGCTTGGGGCAGAAGAGCGGGCTCTTGGCGTCGCCGGCGGCGGGCGCGGCCACGGCGAGGGGGCTcttcacggcggcggcggcgaagtGGCTCATGCTTTCTCGCgttattttttgtttttttttctctctgGTTAGTCGATTAGATCTAGAATCCCTTTATACAAACCCTGCAGGAACAAAAGGACGACGCAAGAACTGGTTAGGTGCGTCAGTTGAGCGGGCAGGAAGAAGAGTAAAGTTGAGATGTTTCTTCAGCAGTTGTGCAGATCTGAGTTTGGAGAGGACAAAACAGGAGGAGGGGCAAAAAAATGACGAATCTTCAGACAGATTTGTGCGAGAAAGCATGTTATTTAGACATGAGACCAGCGTTGGGGAGATCTGTGGCCACTGGCCTTGCCAAAAAAAACCAAATCTTTCAGCAAGGCACAGGCACAGGCACGTAAATAGGTACGACGAACCCGTGCAAGAACAGGGACAGATCTGAGCTACATAAGGGGTGGAGAGCACAGGCGAGAGGGGCGTCATGTTTACCTGAAGCTTTGCCTCCGGatttctctcctctcctctctcctcgGGTAGAGAGCGAGGAGGAAGAAGGCTGCCAGAAACTATTGTTACTCCTACCaagaaaacaaaacaaaacaagaaAAAATAAAGCTCGGAGCCTCGAGTGGGGAGGGAGCTGTGCTGCCTGGATGAGGAGGAAGGAATGGAGTGGAGGGGAAGTGGTGCCTTTAAATAGCCCCCGAAAATGATGCGGCGCCACAGACACGGACCGCGGCAGAGACAGCTTACCCGCAAGGGGACATTATTTTATTCGActttctttatatatatatatatcgaaaCTGAAAGGATGCTGTTGTTAGTGTACTGGTACGTATATACAGATACAGTGGCGTAGGACTGGCAGGGCCCCTCAAAAAGAAACTTTTTAATATCTGTATATCTATCGCTAAAATAAAAGGTTAGTTTATAATAAGTTAAAATTTATTATGTACTTAGCACACATATATTAATTGTTATGACTTGTGACTATTATATTAATTAGTTGATCATATATCGCTATGGTATGGTTTTATATATTATATGGGTAGACTTTACTTAAATGAGATATTTATTTGAACATATTAGTATATAAATATTTTTGTAATATCTCTCGTTTATATAACATAAAGAGCATGAGTCGTAGTGGTAGAAGCTAAGTGCTTTATAATAAGTGAGGAAATTTATATGCTTATTAAAGGAGGCAACGTAAAAAAAACTCATACCTCATACCTAAATATAGTAGAGAAGAGATATACATATACTCTGTTTATTAAAATTATAATTATATATAGTTATGTATGTGTTGGCTCCTTTAAGAAAAAAAATCTACCTACGCCCCTGCGTATATATGCGGTACTAGTACGTGTATATATACGGTGAAGGGGGTGGAATATATATTTGATATTTTTCTTATTTATTAACGTTGCATATGGGAGACAGCTCGAGCATAAGCAGGTGGGGGACAGGACAGGATGAAGTGTTTCTGGTTTGTTTTAGTCCTGCACGCGGCAGAACACAGTGGCGAACTGGCGATGATTGCGGAGTCTAACAAATTGCGTCCTTTTCATCTCGTGCATGCTAATAGCCTCATAGGGCCttttgttttttcctttttcaaaCTTTTTTTTTGTTTCAGGATGGTTGTCATTCGTCAGGTATTATGGTGTTGGTGGCGTTTAAATTTGTGAGAACATGTGTTTGTGATTTTGGTTTCTTGTTTCTTGCGCAGTCTTCCGGAATTCCGGCTGGTCGATTGGTGCCAACGAAGTTGATATTTTCTTGTTTCTTGCGCAGTCACCCCCCATCGATCTCGGCCTACATTCCTTACAAATGTCAGAATGATTCTTACGCAGGATTAGGGTAAATGTTCCGTATGTATCAAGGAGATAAGTGCCAAAAAAATATAAGAGACGGTATCTTGATAAAGGAACATATCTAGCACGGTTCTTTAAGTATAGATATAGTTCTACTCATACAACCCACATAAATGAGTCGTATCTTGAGAAATACTAGTGAATAAGATACGGTAATTAGATATATCATGTTGTATGAAAAGATAATTTAGGTGTATTTACTGTTTGGAGAATGTTCTTAAGAGACTGTTTGTTTCTAAAGTACAAAAGTTTAGCATTGGCTAAAGTTTAGCACCTGTTAAACTTTAGATGTGCTAAACTTTAGTACTTAAATACTGTTTAAATATAAGTGCTAAACTTAACATATTATCCTAATTAATGTCTCTTTAGTGGAGCAAGCGGGTGCCGAGGAGCATGCGACCAACGACTGCCAACGAAATGAGTACACGGTGGTGAGGGAGCAAGGGCGGGCCCATGTAGAAGCAAGGGTATTCAGTTGAATATCCATTAATTTTTTGCACTGAAATATTGTAAAAATATAAAATAACACTGTTTTACAgctatttggttcaaactttgcTTTTTGCTGGTCTTTTTTTATTTTCATACCATGCGACTAGGGATATCAATTGTGCGGTTGGGACACGAATATATGGTTCACAAATCCATAACTATGCGATAAAATTCAATCCATACCTATACCCATATACATTCGTAGGTATAGATTTGTACTCATGTCACATACCCATCGGGGTAACAGCTATGGATAGATATATGCATACCCATGAAAAATTACCAATGGATACCTTATTATATTCATACTTTTATCTGTGAATAACAATTTATACAATATTTGTACCCGATAGATAATTATGTGTTCCCTATGAATAACAAATTTAGGCTGTTAAAAAATGTGCCCACTAAAATTCTGAATACCCATCCTCCAAATCCTGGGCCCGTCGctgggagggagagagaagagaaaTGGATCTGGAAGACCACTTTTAGCTTAGTTTAGCACCTTTGGTAGACCTAAAGTACTAATGAACGTTAAACTTTAACACATCAAGTCATCTTGTTTATTTATTTAGTAGCTAAACTTTAGCAAAAAAATACAATGCTAAATTTTAGTAAGAGGAAACAAATAGAGCCTAAACatgctagaagaaatattgtggtTGGAGGAAGAtatctgcgctccaaactcaagtcAACTCATTATGATTTGGGTATCTAAATAAGTTAGGATTCCCCCTGATAGTCGTAGACAAAACAAAAGAAAATCAGGCATGTGTATTGCATGCTTTGGGCACCAACGCAAGAACACCAAAAAAATCGTAGTCCCCCCACCATCCGGGGCGGATCTAGGAGTTTTATTGGGGTCAGCGGACCCCGACAAAATTTGTAAATCATTTAATAAAACACTGTAAGAATTGAAAAAAAATATTATATCATATAGAGAAGTTGACTCTAATTACCCCAACGATATCTTTGGCTAGATTTGCCACTGCCCACCACTAAAATTTAGTTCGTGTCGTGTTTTTGTCTTTTTCTGTGCAATTAGTTTTGGAACTAGAGTGTATTTAATGTCCGCAATTATTtttcaaacattcgatgtgacAATGACGTTGGAACACTCATTTGTACCGTAATCGCCAACAAAAAAAAGAAATTGATGTTTTCGTCATTGATTTTTATCGGCTAAATCTTACCCCAACGAGAGAGAAAACTGATAAGATTTTGCATGGTACTCTAAAAATCCGACATGAATTATTGAGCGTTGGCGTTTAGTGTGTGTTTGGTTGGATGTATATAGTGGGATGGAAGAGAGCGGCCATAGTTTTTATAGTGTTCGGATGAGAATCACGTAGGGATGAGATAAATACCGGAATAGTTTTTATGGCGACGTGTTCCTAAAAAAATCGAGTAGACGGTGTCACTCTCGATTTGTCCCGCTTtaacctcaaaccaaacacatagTAAAATCCCCTGTTCTCGTGCACAACACTGTATCGAGTTGTCGAAGGGAGAAGACACAGGCAGAGACTCACAGGTCCATCACGCGATGCGTTGGGATCATGTCGAGAGTAGCTAGATGCCGCGACCCTAATTAAGCAAAGCGAAACAAGCAGACCCATTTGAAAATTGAAAAAAAAAAACACTTCTTCTTCATCCGGCAGTGGCTGATAATCTATTGTTTTGTTCGCACGTACTAGGCCTGAGACTGAATAGCTAGTCTTCTTTACAAGTTTGACCGTCACGGGGTGTTTGCTGGCAACGACTAGCGGTCTCTAATGCAAGCGTGTACGACAAACTATTTGATCCATTATTAAATCATGATTTAACCGTATATCACATTTAACGTTTAAATTCTTCTACTAATAAC
It contains:
- the LOC103640569 gene encoding uncharacterized protein LOC103640569, whose amino-acid sequence is MSHFAAAAVKSPLAVAAPAAGDAKSPLFCPKPRRPAAPLRCHQGGDAGMDLLDLLLSKGEESGLSAASPLFCGSPPRRASNPVVHDSRFGVDCPPLPVPMPVAAAAVHRPSAAPPMSPRGGNGCARARFAFQPAAVRVEGFDCLDRGRGGRGHGITAMA
- the LOC114711035 gene encoding uncharacterized protein LOC114711035, giving the protein MSRWVSRSIHARLLPILADAHIVDLQNLLLRLTFDNICGLAFGKDPETLARCLPDNAFASALDRATEATLNRFIFPECVWRCKKWLGLGMETTPARSVRHVDRYLSAVIKARNLELSASLPPPPRGRTSSRPRRTTTSSRASCARGPTPTRRCSTWRSTSSSPAATAPRWRSPGSFGWSPRTPPWSARIFVMKLQISNRIRIIMEFASQENIFQNRRRIIRFHEIMQFRMYCKIIVVIYYMCK